In Serratia marcescens subsp. marcescens ATCC 13880, a single genomic region encodes these proteins:
- the murB gene encoding UDP-N-acetylmuramate dehydrogenase yields MSTESASLKNHNTFALPVNAAHLIMADRIELMLKVWQQTRKRQEPLLILGEGSNVLFLEDFSGTVMVNQLKGIDVREDNDAWYLHVSSGENWHDLVQYTLQAGICGLENLALIPGLAGSAPIQNIGAYGVELKDVCEYVDLLDFSTGAIDRIPAAECGFGYRESIFKHRFQTGHVIVGLGLRLNKQWQPKLSYGDLAKLDPATVTPLQVFESVCAMRRSKLPDPRETGNAGSFFKNPLVNAEKAAELIAKYPGMPHYPQQDGQVKLAAGWLIDQCELKGYRIGGAAVHRQQALVLVNIDNAHSQDVVALARHVRKSVADKFGVWLEPEVRFIGATGELNAVAVLS; encoded by the coding sequence ATGTCTACTGAAAGCGCGTCTTTGAAAAACCACAATACGTTTGCGCTCCCGGTCAACGCAGCGCACCTGATCATGGCCGATAGAATTGAGCTGATGCTCAAGGTGTGGCAACAAACGCGCAAGCGTCAGGAGCCGTTGCTGATTCTCGGTGAAGGTAGCAACGTGCTGTTCCTGGAAGATTTTTCTGGCACAGTAATGGTCAATCAGTTGAAGGGTATTGATGTTCGGGAAGATAACGATGCCTGGTATCTCCACGTCAGCTCCGGTGAAAATTGGCATGACCTGGTGCAATATACGCTGCAGGCTGGGATCTGCGGCCTGGAAAACCTGGCGTTGATTCCTGGATTGGCCGGTTCCGCCCCTATCCAGAACATCGGCGCCTACGGCGTCGAATTGAAAGACGTCTGCGAGTATGTCGATCTGCTGGACTTCTCTACCGGCGCTATCGATCGTATTCCGGCTGCCGAGTGTGGTTTTGGCTACCGGGAAAGTATTTTCAAACACCGTTTCCAGACCGGGCATGTCATTGTCGGGTTAGGTCTGCGTCTCAACAAACAGTGGCAACCCAAATTGAGCTACGGCGATCTGGCCAAGCTGGATCCTGCCACGGTGACGCCACTTCAGGTATTTGAATCCGTATGCGCCATGCGCCGCAGCAAGCTGCCCGATCCGCGTGAAACCGGCAATGCCGGCAGCTTCTTCAAGAATCCGCTGGTGAACGCAGAGAAAGCCGCAGAACTCATCGCTAAATATCCCGGCATGCCGCATTACCCACAGCAGGATGGCCAGGTGAAGCTGGCCGCCGGATGGCTGATCGATCAATGCGAACTGAAAGGATATCGTATCGGTGGCGCCGCAGTACACCGCCAGCAAGCGTTGGTGCTGGTGAACATCGACAACGCCCACAGTCAGGATGTGGTGGCATTGGCGCGCCACGTGCGCAAGTCGGTGGCCGATAAATTCGGCGTGTGGCTGGAACCTGAGGTGCGTTTTATTGGCGCGACCGGTGAACTGAATGCCGTGGCGGTGCTGTCATGA
- the birA gene encoding bifunctional biotin--[acetyl-CoA-carboxylase] ligase/biotin operon repressor BirA has protein sequence MKDTKVPLKLIALLADGEFHSGEHLGESLGMSRAAINKHIQTIREWGLDVFTVPGKGYSLPGAIQLLEAKRILSLLEDKRVSVLPVVDSTNQYLLDRIDELHSGDACVAEYQQAGRGRRGRQWISPFGANLYLSMFWRLEQGPAAAMGLSLVIGMVMAEVLQRLGAADVRVKWPNDLYLNDRKLAGILVELTGKTGDAAQLVIGAGINLAMRDTNASAITQRWINLQEAGIQIDRNELAATLLNELRQSLKQFEIDGLAPFIGRWRTLDNFIDRPVKLLIGERQIVGIARGIDSQGALLLEQDGEIKPFIGGEISLRSAE, from the coding sequence ATGAAAGATACCAAGGTTCCGTTAAAACTGATCGCGCTGCTGGCTGACGGCGAATTCCATTCCGGTGAACACCTCGGTGAGTCACTGGGCATGAGTCGCGCGGCGATCAATAAGCATATTCAGACCATTCGCGAATGGGGACTGGATGTCTTTACCGTGCCCGGAAAAGGCTATAGCCTGCCTGGCGCCATCCAGCTGTTGGAAGCCAAGCGAATCCTCAGCCTGCTGGAAGACAAGCGTGTAAGCGTGTTGCCGGTGGTCGATTCCACCAACCAATACTTGCTGGACCGCATCGACGAATTGCACTCTGGTGATGCCTGCGTCGCTGAATACCAACAGGCAGGACGTGGGCGCCGCGGGCGGCAGTGGATCTCGCCATTCGGCGCTAATTTATATCTGTCGATGTTCTGGCGACTGGAGCAGGGGCCGGCAGCGGCGATGGGGCTCAGCCTGGTGATCGGGATGGTGATGGCGGAGGTCTTGCAGCGTCTCGGTGCGGCTGATGTACGCGTGAAGTGGCCTAACGATCTTTATCTGAACGATCGTAAATTGGCGGGGATCCTGGTCGAATTGACGGGAAAAACTGGCGATGCGGCTCAACTGGTCATCGGCGCCGGCATCAACCTGGCGATGCGTGATACCAATGCCAGCGCCATTACTCAGAGATGGATTAACCTACAGGAAGCGGGAATTCAGATCGATCGCAATGAACTGGCTGCAACTCTGCTTAATGAACTGCGTCAGTCATTGAAACAGTTTGAGATAGACGGACTGGCGCCCTTTATCGGTCGCTGGCGTACCTTGGATAACTTTATCGACAGACCGGTCAAACTGCTGATTGGCGAGCGACAGATTGTGGGTATCGCCCGGGGTATCGATTCGCAGGGCGCACTGCTGCTGGAACAGGACGGGGAAATCAAACCTTTTATCGGCGGAGAGATATCGCTGCGCAGCGCGGAATAG
- the coaA gene encoding type I pantothenate kinase gives MIKRDQSLATPYLQFDRTQWAALRDSVPLTLSEEEIVKLKGINEDLSLEEVAQIYLPLSRLLNFYISSNLRRQAVLEQFLGTDGQKIPYVIGIAGSVAVGKSTTARLLQALLSRWPEHRSVELITTDGFLHPNKVLNERGLMKKKGFPQSYDMHSLVKFVSEVKSGAKRVTAPVYSHLIYDVVPEGNKVIEQPDILILEGLNVLQSGMDYPHDPHRVFVSDFVDFSIYVDAPETLLQSWYINRFLKFRQGAFSNPDSYFHNYSKLPEPEAINIATQLWNEINGLNLQQNILPTRERASLIMTKSANHAVESVRLRK, from the coding sequence ATGATAAAAAGAGATCAATCTTTAGCAACGCCTTACCTACAGTTCGATCGTACCCAATGGGCTGCGTTGCGAGATTCGGTGCCGCTGACGTTGTCGGAAGAAGAGATCGTTAAACTGAAAGGGATTAACGAAGATCTCTCGTTGGAAGAAGTTGCGCAGATTTATCTGCCGCTGTCACGACTGTTGAACTTCTATATCAGTTCCAACCTGCGCCGACAGGCGGTGCTCGAGCAATTCCTCGGCACCGACGGGCAAAAGATTCCCTATGTCATCGGCATCGCCGGCAGCGTAGCCGTAGGTAAGAGCACAACCGCACGTCTGTTGCAGGCGTTGTTGAGCCGTTGGCCAGAACACCGCAGCGTTGAGTTGATCACAACCGACGGCTTCTTGCACCCTAATAAGGTGCTGAACGAACGCGGCCTGATGAAGAAAAAAGGCTTCCCGCAGTCTTACGATATGCATAGCCTGGTGAAATTCGTGTCGGAAGTGAAATCCGGCGCCAAACGCGTCACCGCCCCGGTTTATTCCCATTTGATCTATGACGTCGTGCCCGAAGGTAATAAAGTCATCGAGCAACCGGATATTCTGATCCTGGAAGGGCTTAACGTATTGCAAAGCGGTATGGATTATCCTCACGATCCGCATCGCGTATTCGTTTCCGACTTTGTCGACTTCTCTATATATGTCGATGCGCCGGAGACGCTATTGCAAAGCTGGTATATCAATCGTTTTCTGAAATTCCGTCAGGGCGCATTTTCCAATCCCGATTCTTATTTCCATAATTATTCAAAATTGCCGGAACCGGAGGCGATTAATATCGCCACGCAATTATGGAATGAAATCAATGGATTGAATTTGCAGCAGAACATACTGCCTACGCGCGAACGCGCGAGCCTGATTATGACCAAAAGCGCCAACCATGCCGTTGAAAGCGTGCGTTTAAGAAAATAA
- a CDS encoding GNAT family N-acetyltransferase: MKIVPINAATLPIYRDELARLLTDAVTHGASVGYDTLIPHEDAESYFHSLRPALAKGELLLWIARDDRGVVGTVQLELCQKPNGRNRAEVVKLLVHSRARRNGVGQALMKTLEYAALQQQRGLLYLDTQAGSAAEALYRSLGYRCLGELPDYAAGPDGHYHPTVIYYKRLFTVNQPSRAIAS; this comes from the coding sequence ATGAAAATAGTGCCTATCAACGCCGCTACGTTGCCGATTTACCGCGATGAGTTGGCCCGCCTGTTGACCGATGCCGTCACGCACGGCGCTTCTGTCGGTTACGACACCTTAATTCCCCACGAAGACGCCGAGAGCTACTTCCACAGTCTGCGACCGGCCTTGGCCAAAGGTGAACTGCTGCTGTGGATTGCCCGTGACGATCGCGGCGTCGTTGGCACCGTGCAACTCGAGCTTTGCCAGAAGCCGAACGGCCGTAATCGTGCGGAGGTGGTGAAGCTGTTGGTGCATAGCCGCGCTCGCCGCAACGGCGTAGGTCAGGCTCTGATGAAAACGCTGGAGTACGCGGCACTGCAGCAGCAACGCGGGCTATTGTATCTGGATACGCAGGCCGGTTCGGCGGCAGAAGCGCTTTATCGCAGCTTGGGTTATCGCTGTTTGGGCGAGCTGCCGGATTATGCAGCGGGCCCCGATGGGCATTACCATCCGACCGTCATTTATTACAAACGTCTGTTCACCGTAAATCAACCTTCGCGCGCTATCGCCAGTTAG
- the tuf gene encoding elongation factor Tu codes for MSKEKFERTKPHVNVGTIGHVDHGKTTLTAAITTVLAKTYGGSARAFDQIDNAPEEKARGITINTSHVEYDTPTRHYAHVDCPGHADYVKNMITGAAQMDGAILVVAATDGPMPQTREHILLGRQVGVPFIIVFMNKCDMVDDEELLELVEMEVRELLSAYDFPGDDLPVIRGSALKALEGEAEWEAKIIELAEALDSYIPEPERAIDKPFLLPIEDVFSISGRGTVVTGRVERGIIKVGEEVEIVGIKDTVKSTCTGVEMFRKLLDEGRAGENVGVLLRGIKREEIERGQVLAKPGSIKPHTQFESEVYILSKDEGGRHTPFFKGYRPQFYFRTTDVTGTIELPEGVEMVMPGDNVNMVVTLIHPIAMDDGLRFAIREGGRTVGAGVVAKVIA; via the coding sequence ATGTCTAAAGAAAAGTTTGAACGTACAAAACCGCACGTTAACGTCGGTACTATCGGCCACGTTGACCACGGTAAAACTACCCTGACTGCAGCGATCACTACCGTACTGGCTAAAACCTACGGCGGTTCTGCACGTGCTTTCGACCAGATCGATAACGCGCCAGAAGAAAAAGCTCGTGGTATCACCATCAACACCTCTCACGTTGAGTATGACACCCCGACTCGTCACTACGCGCACGTTGACTGCCCAGGGCACGCCGACTACGTGAAAAACATGATCACCGGTGCTGCTCAGATGGACGGCGCGATCCTGGTAGTAGCTGCGACTGACGGCCCAATGCCTCAGACTCGTGAGCACATCCTGCTGGGTCGTCAGGTTGGCGTTCCTTTCATCATCGTATTCATGAACAAATGCGACATGGTTGATGATGAAGAGCTGTTGGAACTGGTAGAAATGGAAGTTCGCGAACTGCTGTCCGCTTACGACTTCCCTGGCGACGACCTGCCGGTAATCCGCGGTTCCGCGCTGAAAGCGCTGGAAGGCGAAGCTGAGTGGGAAGCGAAAATCATCGAACTGGCCGAAGCCCTGGACAGCTACATCCCAGAGCCAGAGCGTGCTATCGACAAGCCGTTCCTGCTGCCAATCGAAGACGTATTCTCCATCTCCGGTCGTGGTACCGTTGTTACCGGTCGTGTTGAGCGCGGCATCATCAAAGTTGGCGAAGAAGTTGAAATCGTTGGTATCAAAGACACCGTTAAGTCTACCTGTACTGGCGTTGAAATGTTCCGCAAACTGCTGGACGAAGGCCGTGCTGGTGAGAACGTAGGTGTTCTGCTGCGTGGTATCAAACGTGAAGAAATCGAACGTGGTCAGGTACTGGCTAAGCCAGGCTCCATCAAGCCGCACACCCAGTTCGAATCTGAAGTGTACATCCTGAGCAAAGATGAAGGTGGTCGTCACACGCCATTCTTCAAAGGCTACCGTCCACAGTTCTACTTCCGTACCACTGACGTGACCGGTACCATCGAACTGCCAGAAGGCGTAGAGATGGTAATGCCAGGCGACAACGTGAACATGGTTGTAACCCTGATTCACCCAATCGCGATGGACGACGGTCTGCGTTTCGCAATCCGTGAAGGCGGCCGTACTGTAGGCGCTGGTGTTGTTGCCAAAGTTATCGCTTAA